A genomic stretch from Calditerricola satsumensis includes:
- the deoC gene encoding deoxyribose-phosphate aldolase — protein sequence MRDLAPYIDHTLLKPGATEADILRLCDEARTYGFYAVCVNPYWVRTAAKRLEGTPVKVCTVIGFPLGATPTAVKVYETKQALSDGANEVDMVLNIGALKSGHESAVRDDIAAVVQAVEGKALVKVILETGLLTDEEKALACRLAKEAGAHYVKTSTGFGPGGATVADVRLMREVVGAEMGVKASGGVRDAQTARAMIEAGATRIGTSSGVAIVTGAQPSGKGY from the coding sequence ATGCGCGACTTGGCCCCATACATCGACCACACCTTGCTCAAACCGGGCGCGACGGAAGCGGACATCCTCAGGCTGTGCGACGAGGCACGGACGTACGGCTTTTATGCCGTCTGCGTCAACCCCTATTGGGTGCGCACGGCGGCCAAACGCCTCGAAGGCACGCCGGTGAAGGTGTGCACGGTGATCGGATTTCCGCTGGGTGCGACGCCCACGGCGGTCAAAGTGTACGAGACCAAGCAAGCGCTATCCGACGGGGCGAACGAAGTGGACATGGTGCTCAACATCGGGGCGCTCAAGTCGGGGCACGAGTCGGCCGTGCGGGATGACATCGCCGCGGTGGTCCAGGCCGTGGAGGGGAAGGCCCTCGTCAAGGTGATCCTGGAGACGGGGCTTTTGACCGACGAGGAAAAGGCGCTGGCGTGCCGGCTGGCGAAAGAGGCGGGCGCCCACTATGTCAAGACCTCCACGGGGTTCGGACCGGGCGGAGCCACGGTGGCCGACGTGCGGCTGATGCGCGAGGTGGTGGGCGCGGAGATGGGCGTCAAGGCCTCGGGCGGGGTGCGCGACGCCCAGACGGCGCGGGCCATGATTGAAGCCGGTGCGACGCGCATCGGCACGTCGAGCGGCGTGGCCATCGTGACCGGGGCGCAGCCTTCGGGGAAAGGGTACTGA